The Gordonia sp. KTR9 genome contains a region encoding:
- a CDS encoding aldehyde dehydrogenase, with translation MTTIDSVRTSFFIDGGWRAPFGSATIPVISPLTEEQFGAVPEATTADVDAAVAAARTAFRSSGWRDLSPADRAAHLRRFADELDKRAEDRASAVTSENGMPIALARFAEGAAPVQLLRYYADLVETTPVEETRTSQPLPGSTIVRREAIGVVGAIAPWNFPAILSMFKIAPALAAGCTVVLKPSPETSLDAYVLAEAAIAAELPAGVLNIVNGGSEIGRHLVSHPHVDKVAFTGSTPAGREIGRVCGELIRPVTLELGGKSAALVLDDADLEQTVGGLATASLLNTGQTCYMSTRILVPGSRYDEYLEAISTMCASLPVGDPMDENVAVGPLASGRHRDRVLSLIERGRSEGGTVTTGGGTPSGVDRGFFVEPTVFAGVDNSATIAREEVFGPVLTVLRYDDVDDAIALANDSSYGLGGTVWTSDPDRGVDVARRVETGSFGVNYFNLDWGSPFGGVKASGIGRELGPEGLAAYQNLKSIFLPG, from the coding sequence ATGACCACCATCGACTCTGTTCGCACGAGTTTTTTCATCGACGGCGGCTGGCGCGCACCGTTCGGCTCGGCGACGATCCCGGTCATCTCGCCGCTGACCGAAGAGCAGTTCGGCGCGGTACCCGAAGCGACCACCGCCGACGTCGACGCCGCCGTCGCGGCGGCCCGCACCGCCTTCCGGTCGTCGGGCTGGCGCGACCTGTCCCCGGCCGACCGTGCCGCACATCTGCGCCGGTTCGCTGACGAACTCGACAAACGAGCCGAGGATCGCGCGTCGGCCGTGACGTCCGAGAACGGCATGCCCATCGCGCTGGCACGGTTCGCCGAGGGCGCGGCCCCGGTCCAGCTGCTGCGCTACTACGCCGACCTCGTCGAGACCACCCCGGTCGAAGAGACCAGGACCAGCCAACCGCTGCCCGGGTCGACGATCGTGCGCCGCGAGGCCATCGGCGTCGTCGGGGCGATCGCGCCGTGGAACTTCCCGGCGATCCTCTCGATGTTCAAGATCGCTCCCGCCCTCGCGGCCGGCTGCACCGTCGTCCTCAAACCGTCGCCGGAGACGAGTCTCGACGCCTACGTCCTCGCCGAGGCGGCCATCGCCGCCGAACTGCCCGCCGGCGTCCTCAACATCGTCAACGGCGGCAGCGAGATCGGCCGCCACCTGGTGTCGCACCCGCACGTCGACAAGGTCGCGTTCACCGGCTCGACCCCGGCCGGCCGCGAGATCGGCCGTGTCTGTGGCGAACTCATCCGTCCGGTGACCCTCGAGCTCGGCGGCAAGTCCGCAGCCCTGGTGCTCGACGACGCCGACCTGGAGCAGACCGTCGGTGGACTGGCCACCGCGTCCCTGCTGAACACCGGCCAGACCTGCTACATGTCCACCCGAATCCTGGTGCCCGGCAGCCGTTATGACGAGTACCTCGAAGCCATCAGCACGATGTGCGCGTCGTTGCCGGTCGGCGACCCCATGGACGAGAACGTGGCCGTCGGCCCGCTGGCGAGCGGCCGACACCGCGACCGGGTGCTGTCCCTGATCGAGCGCGGCCGATCAGAGGGCGGCACGGTCACCACCGGCGGCGGAACTCCGTCGGGTGTCGACCGGGGGTTCTTCGTCGAGCCGACCGTCTTCGCCGGCGTCGACAACTCGGCCACCATCGCCCGCGAAGAGGTCTTCGGGCCGGTGCTGACCGTGCTGCGCTACGACGACGTCGACGACGCCATCGCTCTGGCCAACGATTCGTCGTACGGCCTGGGCGGAACGGTGTGGACCTCCGACCCCGACCGCGGCGTCGACGTCGCCCGCCGCGTCGAGACCGGGTCGTTCGGGGTCAACTACTTCAACCTCGACTGGGGTTCACCGTTCGGCGGCGTCAAGGCCAGCGGCATCGGCCGCGAACTCGGACCCGAGGGTCTCGCCGCCTACCAGAACCTCAAGTCGATCTTCCTGCCGGGCTGA